The following is a genomic window from Synergistaceae bacterium.
CCATCTGTTTCAAGGACGAAACTAAAGGAGCCTGACCATCCATATGTTTTGGCGACCTCCTCCCTTGTGTAGAGTGCTCCAACTCCCCATACCCCCTCATCAACAAGAGAGGCAAGGAGCTTATGGACTTCGCTCTCGTCCTTGGGATCTTTCACGAAGATAGAGGCGCTCATGCCATTGGATTGAGCGTACGCTCTCCAACTACGCACCGACCCATCGGGAGCCACCTCAATCATACCTCGCTGCGCCAAAATATGGTTAAGCTTTATCCTCCGTGCGATGTTCATCTGTCCGTGGTCACTCAAAAGGATAAAATCTGTCTGCTCAAACACTCCCGCTTCACGCATCGCCTCAATAATCTCACCAAGCCACAAATCAGTCATGTCTAGTCCTTCATCAAGATATGGATGGAAAACCCCGTGACGGTGACGCAACGTGTCCAAGTAGCAGTTATGGGCGACTAAAAGATCTGGTTGGTGACGGCGAATCAGCGAGCAGACACACCCGTTGATAAAGTGATCAAAGGTTTGAGCAAGGGTTATCTTTGTATCGGCACTGAGCTCCTCGGAGGGGAACCGGTTGAAGTTTTCCCTTACGATTTGTTCAGTTTCCTGGTTCGCCCCTTGGGTAGCAAAGCATGCACATACCTGTTCCATTGAAACACGCTCCCCAGGTTCGTAGAAGAAGTACTCGTTAAGCAAATAGTCGATATTAGGATTTCGACCGGTAACAGGCCAATAGACAGCAGCGGTGCTCATCTTGGCCCGCTTCGCTGCAGCAAAAAGGTCCTCAACCTGTATCATCTCACTGTAAAGA
Proteins encoded in this region:
- a CDS encoding alkaline phosphatase family protein — encoded protein: MQRKLFVLSMDAMVDKDLEYLEKKPNYSLLLGRGARVNRMMSIYPSITYPAHVSLITGCRTATHGVFNNTKFGFSAPYPDWHLYSEMIQVEDLFAAAKRAKMSTAAVYWPVTGRNPNIDYLLNEYFFYEPGERVSMEQVCACFATQGANQETEQIVRENFNRFPSEELSADTKITLAQTFDHFINGCVCSLIRRHQPDLLVAHNCYLDTLRHRHGVFHPYLDEGLDMTDLWLGEIIEAMREAGVFEQTDFILLSDHGQMNIARRIKLNHILAQRGMIEVAPDGSVRSWRAYAQSNGMSASIFVKDPKDESEVHKLLASLVDEGVWGVGALYTREEVAKTYGWSGSFSFVLETDG